A genomic region of Serratia fonticola contains the following coding sequences:
- a CDS encoding TAXI family TRAP transporter solute-binding subunit, which translates to MKNRKIKILLIASAAIAVATLAIAGKIENENKTFLSVATASTGGTYYPMGVGLANVWSIQLKQDGIQVTGQSSAGSIENIDLLQKDEAQLAILQSLLAVEAYQGVRNFEGRAYGELRSISMLWPNVEHFVMLEDKVKDGTLNDIAGTRFSVGPQASGTEQSTLIILQGVNLSKKTISPEYLGYGDTVSAMRDGRLDGGALPAGVPAAAVTDMYASGVPSRILDVTDEQMASINAIANSWFRFVIEPDTYPRQTQAVATIAQPNILVTISPIDEKIVYDLTKAMFENLPEVHQVHSAAKYISLENALKGVSVPLHLGAYKYYREVGVDVPDYLIPPEAQIASATEAL; encoded by the coding sequence ATGAAAAATAGAAAAATTAAAATATTGCTGATCGCCTCTGCGGCTATTGCTGTGGCTACTCTGGCGATCGCTGGCAAGATAGAGAATGAAAACAAGACGTTTCTGTCGGTGGCTACCGCCTCAACCGGGGGAACCTACTACCCGATGGGGGTTGGCCTGGCCAATGTCTGGAGCATCCAACTCAAACAGGATGGCATCCAGGTTACTGGGCAATCTTCTGCGGGGTCGATCGAAAATATCGATCTGCTGCAAAAGGACGAAGCACAGCTCGCGATTTTACAGAGTTTACTGGCGGTGGAGGCCTATCAAGGGGTGCGTAACTTTGAAGGCCGTGCCTATGGAGAACTGCGATCCATCTCAATGTTGTGGCCCAATGTCGAACACTTTGTGATGCTGGAAGATAAGGTCAAAGACGGCACGCTGAACGACATTGCCGGAACCCGTTTTTCGGTCGGGCCGCAGGCCAGTGGTACAGAACAGTCGACGCTGATCATTCTGCAGGGCGTTAATCTGAGCAAAAAGACCATCTCACCGGAGTATCTGGGGTATGGCGACACCGTGTCAGCGATGCGTGATGGCCGTCTTGACGGCGGAGCATTGCCTGCTGGTGTACCCGCCGCGGCGGTAACCGATATGTATGCCAGCGGGGTTCCCTCACGAATTCTGGATGTCACTGACGAACAGATGGCCAGTATCAACGCCATCGCCAACTCCTGGTTCCGCTTTGTTATCGAGCCTGATACCTATCCACGCCAGACTCAGGCCGTGGCGACTATTGCGCAGCCCAATATTCTGGTCACTATCAGCCCCATTGATGAAAAAATTGTCTATGACCTGACCAAAGCGATGTTTGAAAACCTGCCGGAAGTTCATCAGGTACACAGCGCGGCCAAATACATCTCACTGGAGAATGCCCTGAAAGGGGTGTCTGTTCCCCTGCACCTGGGGGCTTACAAATATTATCGCGAAGTCGGGGTAGACGTGCCCGATTACCTGATCCCACCAGAAGCGCAGATAGCTAGCGCTACGGAGGCGCTATGA